Proteins encoded in a region of the Candidatus Eisenbacteria bacterium genome:
- the hpt gene encoding hypoxanthine phosphoribosyltransferase, whose protein sequence is MEVLIGTAEIQRRIAELGKQIARDHPEGVPLLVGVLNGCIFFVADLMRSVPIPHEIDFVSVTSYGSSSESSRAPRLLKDLESEVRGRDVILVEDIVDSGHTLHFLRESLLARGPRSLKIATLLDKRERREREVPLDYVGFEVPDRFLVGYGLDYAERFRHLPYIAAVDPAELAPAPGRVSEEAVRR, encoded by the coding sequence ATGGAAGTGCTGATCGGTACGGCCGAGATTCAGCGACGCATCGCGGAGCTGGGAAAGCAGATCGCGCGGGACCATCCGGAGGGCGTACCGCTCCTCGTCGGCGTCCTGAACGGCTGCATCTTCTTCGTGGCAGACCTCATGCGTTCCGTTCCGATCCCCCACGAGATCGACTTCGTGAGCGTCACGTCGTACGGATCGTCCAGCGAGTCGAGCCGCGCGCCACGGCTTCTCAAGGACCTCGAGAGCGAGGTCCGGGGACGCGACGTGATCCTGGTCGAAGACATCGTGGACAGCGGGCACACGCTCCACTTCCTGCGCGAATCGCTCCTCGCGCGCGGACCGCGCTCCCTGAAGATCGCGACGCTGCTCGACAAGCGCGAGCGCCGGGAGCGCGAGGTGCCGCTCGACTACGTGGGCTTCGAGGTGCCCGACCGGTTCCTCGTGGGCTACGGCCTGGACTATGCCGAGCGATTCCGGCATCTCCCCTACATCGCCGCCGTCGACCCCGCGGAGCTCGCGCCCGCGCCCGGCCGCGTGTCGGAAGAGGCGGTCCGGCGATGA